AGGAGGCGCCTTCGTTGGCGAGGCGGACATAACAGCCGTATTCAAGATGTTACCACTTGGAGGTGCGCTCGGTGAACCACCTGGGCCGTTAGTGAACCTCCTTCGGGATGCAGGTGTGGATGTGTCTGCTGTCCGGGTAACGGGTTCACGGGCGATAGGACTGCAACGTGCTAACTCCGATTGGGATTTGGTGGTGCCCCTCGAGGTTGAGCCCCTGTCCATCGTTCGAGATGCTCTGGCAACAGCCGTTGAGCGCGGAGTGTTGACAGTTCCACCGCGCTCAGGTACCTGGAAGTTACTGGACCGGGTCTTTCCCGGCGGGCGAGAGGCACTGCTGCGTAGTCGCCGCTTTGTGGATACATTGCTGAGTGGTGAGGTGTCGATAGCATTGATCTTCGTGCCTCCCCAGTCACCCGATGTGTGCGTGGGTCTGGACTGGCAGGGAGTTGGTCGAACGTTGCTCTATGGCCAAGTCGTTGACGCTGCCAAGGCGGTTTACAAACGGGCCGAATACCATTTGCAAGACGAGGAAGGCCTGGTTCGAGTGACCTGCTACCATAAACTGGCCAACTTGTTACGAAGCGGGGATGTGATCTCAGCTAGTGGCTGGCTCTTTCGGCGAGGCATGGAGCGGCGATTGATCCAAATCTTACCGTATCCCGATCGAATCATATGGTGGAGGGTCGCGTGAAATCCCACAAACGTCCGAGGGTGGAGAACCAACATGTGCGATTGGTATCGCTTGAGTCGCACACACACCGAAGTCTGCCTTCGTTTCGTTCTTTCTGAGAATCGCTTTTGGCCTCCTGAGGTTATGCGGGACCATCCACTTCCTTGGTCGGAAGTGAAGGGGCTTCGTGTTACTCTAACCGGTCCCGGGGCCGTTTGGATGTACGCACATGCTGCGGCCACTTTCCGTGCAGCCGGCGCCCAAGATATCTGTGTACAAACCCCGGCAAAATCAGGTTCTTCTGAGAACTTGAGTGGAAGTGAAAGCTTGCTCATCCTGGCTGGAGAGGACCAGAATCGAGGTGCTCTGCTTCGCATTTGGCTGAAGCCGGCGCCGCCATTGTCTCCGTCCGCGATCGATCGGCTGCTGACACCCCGGCTGGAAGAACTGTCTCGACTGCGTCCCGCCGAGTTGGTACTGAGCGGGCGGGCCACGGTGGGTGTTTATACCCAGACAGCAAAAAGCGCTATTGACAGCGGCATACGCCGGATTGCCTGTTGGTCGGCTCGCGATGGTCTGATTATCGTTTATGATTCTGATCGAGAACAATTGGGCCGCCAAATCGCACGTCCCGATTGGTTGGCACGAGCGATGCCGCGACCGGTCTGGCCGGTGATTATTGGCGTCACGGGTGATCCAAATCTTGGTAAATCGATCTTTTGCAATGTCCTGGATTCGTACATGCAACAAATTGGTTGCGACGGGTGGAGGCTCGACTGTGATGGGCAGTCACCCACTCCCCCGTGGTATTTCAGTCTCGTTGGAGATGAGGCAGCAAAAATACTTCGAGAAGAGTACAAGCGAAGTTGGACTGCGGAAATGGAAGCAATCATTGTTGACCAGTTACGGAGGAGTCGCGAGTTGTTTTCCGTATTGATCGCTGATTTGCCAGGTGGAAACCACAAAGTCACTCCTCCCCAACGAATCCCTCCCGGTCGCGAGCATATGTTTGCCGAGTTGGATGCGATCATCCTTTTGGACCGCCCGGAGGTGTCATCAGAAACCGCTTGGCGGCAAGCTCTTCAACCGTACGGTCTTGACAGGCGGATCGCTGCGGTTTTGACCTCTAAGGATCCTCAAGGTGCTCCTTCACTTTCCGTCAAGAAGGATGGGATGCTGTGGCGCGGTGAAGTGACAGGGCTGAACCGCTCGGCATCGCCGACAGAACTGGAACGCGCTTTCCGAGTTGGATTAGATGAGCTGTGGCAGCCTTTGTTGGACTTCGCACGCCGGAGGTCTGCAGATGCCTGACCATACGCAAAGCCTCTTGATCGCTGGGGTTGGTCCCCACGCTCGGCATTTTTACCTGCCAGCTATCGCTACGCTAGGGTCACGCTATGGCGTCCGTCTCGCAGCCGCCATCGAATTGGAGGCAGGACGTGCTGCCGCTGCTAGTGCCCTATCGGCCAGTGGCCTAAATGCGGAAATACTCACCGTACAGCGCTTCGAAGCAGAAATGCCGGAGGAAACCCGGCAGGCCCTGGACGCTGTTGCCAACCGCTTACGTCCTAGAGCACTGATAATTGCAACGGATCCGTTGTGTCACCGGCCTTATGTACTTTGGGCTTTACAACGCGGTATGGACGTACTGTTGGACAAACCGATTACCACTCGTCGGAATGCTGTAAGCGATGTGAATGCAGCCCGGGACATCGAGAGGGATTTCGAAGAAATCTCGGCAGCTTGGCACACAGCTCGACGACAGCGCCCTATCGTCGTTTCCGTTTGTGCCCACCGTCGTTACCATCCCGGATTTGAGGAGGCAATTCGGATCGTTCAAGAAGTTTGCCAACAAACGGGTTGCCCAGTAACCAATATTTACGCATACCATGCGGACGGCCAGTGGCGATTGCCGGAAGAGATTCGCACTCAGGATCATCACAGTTATCACTCGGGCCATGGGAAGGCCTCCCATAGCGGCCACCATTTTTTCGATTGTGTGTATCGGTATTACCACGCTGGCACAGCTAGTGGCAAATCTGCGGACTCAATGACCGTCTACGCTTCCTTCGTGCAGCCGCGAGGCCTTCTACGACAATTGACTCGCCAAGATTACAAACGATTGTTTGGACCAGACTACGCCAACGCTTGTCCTTATAGCGACGCGGAGTTGGATAAACTGTTTCAAGATTTTGGAGAGGTGGATGTCAATGCAGTGATCACTTTTTCCAAGGAGGGTGTGGCGATTGGTCAGGCTTCCCTGAGTCTCTTACACAATAGTTTTTCGCGCCGGGGTTGGCTTCATCCTGCCGCTGACCTTTACAAAGGTAATGGGCGTGTCAAGCACGAACACCATCGTATTCACATCGGCCCCTTTTTGACTATAGCCATCCATTCTTACCAGGCGAAGTCGGACCACAGCTTCAGTGATGAGTCTGATTTGCAGCTTGGAGGTAACAATCACTTTGAAATCCACATCTTTCGCAACACCCGGATGATAGGAGGAAAGGAAGTTGAAGTAATCCACTTGGACCATTTGGCTGGATTCGACCGTTCACGCCTATACATCGAGCAGGTCAAGGAGGGGGTTGTCGGTGAATTCTTTCGTTACATTGCTGGACAATTGCCCGAAGCTGACTTGCGCTCCCCATTAACCGATCATGCTATTCCCGTGCGGATGATCTCGGCTGTCTACGAATCCCATGTC
This portion of the Thermogemmata fonticola genome encodes:
- a CDS encoding P-loop NTPase family protein produces the protein MYAHAAATFRAAGAQDICVQTPAKSGSSENLSGSESLLILAGEDQNRGALLRIWLKPAPPLSPSAIDRLLTPRLEELSRLRPAELVLSGRATVGVYTQTAKSAIDSGIRRIACWSARDGLIIVYDSDREQLGRQIARPDWLARAMPRPVWPVIIGVTGDPNLGKSIFCNVLDSYMQQIGCDGWRLDCDGQSPTPPWYFSLVGDEAAKILREEYKRSWTAEMEAIIVDQLRRSRELFSVLIADLPGGNHKVTPPQRIPPGREHMFAELDAIILLDRPEVSSETAWRQALQPYGLDRRIAAVLTSKDPQGAPSLSVKKDGMLWRGEVTGLNRSASPTELERAFRVGLDELWQPLLDFARRRSADA
- a CDS encoding Gfo/Idh/MocA family oxidoreductase, whose amino-acid sequence is MPDHTQSLLIAGVGPHARHFYLPAIATLGSRYGVRLAAAIELEAGRAAAASALSASGLNAEILTVQRFEAEMPEETRQALDAVANRLRPRALIIATDPLCHRPYVLWALQRGMDVLLDKPITTRRNAVSDVNAARDIERDFEEISAAWHTARRQRPIVVSVCAHRRYHPGFEEAIRIVQEVCQQTGCPVTNIYAYHADGQWRLPEEIRTQDHHSYHSGHGKASHSGHHFFDCVYRYYHAGTASGKSADSMTVYASFVQPRGLLRQLTRQDYKRLFGPDYANACPYSDAELDKLFQDFGEVDVNAVITFSKEGVAIGQASLSLLHNSFSRRGWLHPAADLYKGNGRVKHEHHRIHIGPFLTIAIHSYQAKSDHSFSDESDLQLGGNNHFEIHIFRNTRMIGGKEVEVIHLDHLAGFDRSRLYIEQVKEGVVGEFFRYIAGQLPEADLRSPLTDHAIPVRMISAVYESHVKAQQGDNPVIVKPLKR